The following are encoded together in the Atribacterota bacterium genome:
- a CDS encoding aldehyde ferredoxin oxidoreductase C-terminal domain-containing protein: MSEEKFLISTQYQPVNINNGYTDKTLYINLSSKESTIKDIPVKIKKVLIGGRGYGLWYLWQAVTPETKWDDPENELVFCTGPICGITQYSGCGKSHVVSISPETGSANDNNAGGYFAPFLKFSGWDVLEIQGKAEQDVIIFIDGNKGEIKVQTYPYKETNSYILAEKLTEYFAENEEDKTNISVVSAGQGAENSLLGILNFSWYDRGRKKVRQKQGARGGTGTVLRDKRVAAIVVKYSGVSGKSNNPAKPDLLKKAGQRLTKEILSLDHIQNGMRETGTVNLLNHMNEHDCLPVHNFQYGSHVEAPKISNDVWRKRFSQKQPGDSCWIGCNLRCSHAVDKFKLKTGPLKGEEVTVDGPEYETAAGIGGNCGCFDPDTVLEANFYCDHYGLDTIGISTTIAFLMECYENGMLDKEKTGGLDLRFGNGGDLLELIHLIAQGKGFGKIAGQGVRRCKKYFVDNFNADVDFLNDIGMECKGMEFSEYVTKESLAQQGGYGIANKGPQHDESWLIFMDQVNKQIPTFEDKAEALFYFPLFRTWFSLVGLCKLPWNDIEPADNKKKYSGINAAKIPEHVENYCWIFEGVTGKKITAEDLIAQSEAVHNFQRLFNLKMGFGTRKYDEIPYRAVGPVTKKEYESRAELYDKQLEEKAGFFVKGKTIEEKIKVLRDFREKQYELLCDAVYKRKGWDKNGVPTLDNIKRLKIDFPEVIDVWESYKSKLMTD, translated from the coding sequence ATGTCTGAAGAAAAATTTCTAATATCCACCCAATATCAACCGGTAAATATAAACAATGGTTATACAGATAAAACGCTTTATATAAATCTATCCAGCAAAGAATCTACAATTAAAGATATTCCGGTAAAAATTAAAAAAGTATTAATTGGTGGCCGTGGTTATGGCTTATGGTACCTCTGGCAGGCGGTGACACCAGAAACAAAATGGGATGACCCTGAAAATGAGTTAGTGTTTTGTACAGGTCCAATCTGTGGAATTACCCAATATTCAGGTTGTGGTAAAAGTCATGTCGTTAGTATTTCTCCTGAAACCGGCAGTGCTAATGATAACAATGCCGGTGGCTATTTTGCTCCATTCTTAAAATTTTCGGGATGGGATGTCTTAGAAATTCAAGGCAAGGCTGAACAGGATGTAATAATATTCATTGATGGAAATAAGGGAGAAATTAAAGTACAGACTTATCCTTATAAAGAAACAAATTCTTATATTTTAGCAGAAAAACTGACTGAATATTTTGCAGAAAATGAAGAAGATAAAACCAATATCAGTGTTGTTTCTGCCGGGCAGGGAGCAGAAAATTCACTTTTAGGTATTTTAAATTTCAGCTGGTATGACCGTGGTCGAAAAAAAGTACGCCAAAAGCAAGGAGCTCGCGGTGGCACAGGGACGGTATTAAGAGACAAGAGAGTAGCTGCTATAGTAGTAAAATACAGTGGAGTTAGTGGTAAGAGCAATAATCCGGCAAAACCTGATTTATTAAAAAAAGCTGGACAGCGACTAACTAAAGAAATACTGTCTTTAGATCATATTCAAAATGGAATGCGTGAAACCGGTACAGTCAATCTGTTAAATCATATGAATGAGCATGATTGTTTACCGGTTCATAATTTTCAGTATGGTTCACATGTGGAAGCTCCAAAAATAAGTAATGATGTCTGGAGAAAACGTTTTTCACAGAAACAACCTGGTGATTCCTGCTGGATAGGATGTAATTTACGTTGTTCCCATGCAGTTGATAAATTTAAGTTAAAAACAGGACCTTTAAAAGGTGAAGAGGTAACAGTAGATGGGCCTGAATACGAGACTGCTGCCGGTATTGGTGGAAATTGTGGTTGCTTTGACCCGGACACAGTTCTGGAAGCAAATTTTTATTGTGACCATTATGGCCTGGATACTATTGGAATCAGCACAACTATTGCCTTTTTGATGGAATGTTATGAAAATGGAATGCTTGATAAGGAAAAAACCGGTGGATTGGATTTAAGGTTTGGCAATGGTGGTGATTTATTAGAACTCATACATCTAATTGCACAGGGAAAAGGATTTGGCAAGATAGCAGGGCAGGGAGTACGCCGTTGTAAAAAGTACTTTGTTGATAATTTCAACGCTGATGTGGATTTTTTAAATGACATCGGAATGGAATGCAAGGGGATGGAATTTTCCGAATATGTAACCAAGGAATCTCTTGCCCAGCAGGGTGGATATGGCATTGCCAATAAAGGACCCCAGCACGATGAATCCTGGTTAATTTTTATGGATCAGGTGAATAAACAGATACCAACATTTGAGGATAAAGCGGAGGCATTGTTTTACTTTCCTTTATTTAGAACCTGGTTTTCATTAGTAGGACTATGTAAACTCCCCTGGAATGATATAGAGCCTGCTGATAATAAAAAGAAATATTCCGGAATTAATGCGGCAAAAATACCGGAACATGTGGAAAATTATTGCTGGATATTTGAAGGGGTAACCGGCAAGAAAATTACTGCCGAAGACCTTATTGCTCAATCCGAAGCAGTTCATAATTTCCAGAGGCTTTTCAATCTGAAAATGGGATTTGGAACCAGAAAATATGATGAAATTCCCTATCGTGCGGTTGGACCGGTAACTAAAAAAGAATATGAGTCAAGAGCTGAATTATATGATAAGCAATTAGAAGAAAAGGCAGGATTTTTCGTCAAAGGGAAAACAATTGAAGAAAAAATAAAAGTTTTGCGGGATTTCAGGGAAAAACAATATGAGTTATTATGCGATGCAGTGTATAAGAGAAAGGGATGGGATAAAAATGGGGTTCCTACTTTAGACAACATTAAGAGACTGAAGATAGATTTCCCTGAAGTAATAGATGTTTGGGAAAGCTATAAATCTAAATTAATGACTGATTAA
- a CDS encoding cyclic 2,3-diphosphoglycerate synthase: MIALEKKNIIIMGAAGRDFHNFNVFFRNNAQYQVMAFTATQIPDIAGRKYPSELSGQLYPDGIPIFPEDDLPDLINKYNADEVILAYSDLPHQYVMERASIVLAAGADFKLMGPKNTMLKAKVPVVSVCATRTGSGKSQTTRKVAQILKNMGKKVAVIRHPMPYGDLRKQIWQRYETYNDLNSYHCTIEEREEYEPHIDMGNLVYAGVDYGEILKQAEKEADFIVWDGGNNDIPFYRPDLHIVVTDPHRVGHEKTYYPGAVNLRMADIAVINKIDTANSENISQLRKNIFELSPKAILVEAASPIKVDNPEIIRGKRVLVIEDGPTLTHGEMQFGAGVVAAQKYGAREIIDPRPFAVGSIKDTYQKYPLIGTLLPAMGYGEKQIKELETTINNSDAEIIIIGTPIDLSRVMKVNKKYVRVQYELQEIGKPDLMELLQKHFWDKNKKEQKF, encoded by the coding sequence GTGATTGCTTTGGAAAAAAAGAACATAATTATTATGGGTGCTGCAGGAAGGGATTTCCACAATTTCAATGTTTTCTTTCGTAATAATGCACAGTACCAGGTAATGGCCTTTACTGCTACTCAGATTCCTGATATCGCAGGAAGAAAATACCCCTCAGAACTAAGCGGACAGCTATACCCGGATGGGATACCGATTTTCCCTGAAGATGATTTGCCAGATTTAATCAATAAATATAATGCAGATGAGGTGATACTGGCTTATAGTGATTTACCCCATCAGTATGTTATGGAAAGGGCTTCAATTGTACTAGCAGCAGGTGCTGATTTTAAGCTAATGGGTCCTAAAAACACTATGCTAAAGGCAAAAGTACCAGTAGTATCAGTCTGTGCAACTAGAACGGGAAGCGGAAAAAGCCAGACTACACGGAAGGTAGCTCAAATATTAAAGAATATGGGTAAAAAGGTTGCAGTAATCAGACACCCGATGCCCTACGGAGATTTAAGAAAACAGATCTGGCAGCGGTACGAGACTTATAATGATTTAAATTCATACCATTGCACTATTGAGGAAAGGGAAGAGTATGAACCTCATATTGATATGGGTAATTTAGTTTATGCAGGTGTGGATTATGGTGAGATTTTAAAGCAGGCAGAAAAAGAGGCTGATTTCATTGTATGGGATGGTGGAAATAATGATATTCCTTTTTATCGGCCTGATTTACACATTGTTGTCACTGATCCGCATCGGGTTGGGCATGAAAAAACTTATTATCCCGGAGCAGTGAACCTGAGAATGGCAGACATTGCAGTAATAAATAAGATAGACACTGCAAATTCAGAAAATATTTCACAACTAAGAAAAAATATTTTTGAATTATCTCCAAAAGCGATATTAGTGGAAGCTGCTTCACCTATAAAAGTTGATAATCCAGAGATAATCAGGGGCAAAAGAGTTCTTGTTATTGAAGATGGTCCGACTTTAACCCATGGTGAAATGCAGTTTGGTGCAGGTGTGGTAGCTGCTCAAAAATATGGTGCCAGGGAAATAATTGATCCCAGACCATTCGCTGTAGGCAGTATTAAAGATACTTATCAAAAATATCCGCTAATTGGTACATTGTTACCGGCAATGGGTTATGGAGAAAAGCAAATTAAAGAGTTAGAAACAACTATTAACAATAGTGATGCTGAAATAATCATCATTGGTACACCAATAGATTTGAGTAGAGTTATGAAGGTTAATAAAAAATATGTCAGGGTACAGTATGAATTACAGGAAATCGGAAAACCAGACTTAATGGAATTGTTGCAGAAACATTTTTGGGATAAGAATAAAAAAGAACAAAAGTTTTAA